A stretch of Oncorhynchus mykiss isolate Arlee chromosome 12, USDA_OmykA_1.1, whole genome shotgun sequence DNA encodes these proteins:
- the c12h16orf72 gene encoding UPF0472 protein C16orf72 homolog — MEEKKKDGDPEIQEHGPEHWFSKWERQCLAEAEQRDSNEEEADNDQDKLWHLFQNSATAVAQLYKDRVCHQQGGLSLWVPFQNAATAVTNLYKESVEAHQRSYDLGIQIGHQRRNKDVLAWVKKRRRTIRREDLISFLCGRAPPPRTSRATLTPGHRLTMVSPNRPPPAPETDSSVEADLQPFREAIALHGLSGAMASISVRSGTPGSPTHVGGAAGGGGGSTPVGRRRNGLHDVDLNTFISEEMALHLDANPRKRSSAQCNDVITDSPTHKRNRMI; from the exons atggaggagaagaagaaagacgGAGACCCGGAGATTCAGGAACACGGACCCGAACATTGGTTCTCAAAATGGGAGCGGCAGTGTTTGGCCGAAGCGGAGCAAAGAGATTCAAACGAGGAGGAGGCCGATAACGACCAGGATAAATTATGGCATCTCTTCCAGAATTCCGCCACTGCCGTGGCTCAGCTCTACAAAG ACCGAGTATGTCACCAACAGGGGGGGCTTTCTTTGTGGGTGCCGTTTCAGAACGCGGCCACAGCCGTGACCAACCTGTACAAAG AGTCTGTGGAGGCCCACCAGCGTAGCTACGACCTAGGTATACAGATCGGCCACCAGCGTCGCAACAAGGATGTGCTGGCCTGGGTGAAGAAAAGGAGGAGAACCATCCGGCGAGAGGACCTCATCAGCTTCCTGTGTGGCCGGGCCCCACCCCCCCGGACCTCCAGAGCCACCCTCACCCCGGGACACAGACTGACCATGGTCTCCCCTAACCGGCCTCCCCCGGCCCCTGAGACAGACTCCTCTGTGGAGGCTGACCTCCAGCCCTTCAGAGAGGCCATCGCACTGCATG GTCTAAGTGGGGCTATGGCCAGCATCAGTGTTCGTTCCGGTACCCCAGGCTCTCCCACCCACGTGGGGGGTGCTGCTGGCGGTGGGGGTGGGTCGACCCCGGTGGGGCGTCGGCGTAACGGTCTCCATGACGTGGACCTGAACACTTTCATCTCCGAGGAGATGGCCCTGCACCTGGACGCTAACCCCAGGAAACGCAGCTCCGCCCAGTGCAATGACGTCATAACAGACTCCCCCACCCATAAACGCAACCGGATGATCTGA